One part of the Eleginops maclovinus isolate JMC-PN-2008 ecotype Puerto Natales chromosome 14, JC_Emac_rtc_rv5, whole genome shotgun sequence genome encodes these proteins:
- the LOC134876027 gene encoding RNA-binding protein with multiple splicing-like isoform X2, giving the protein MNNNKSEKETEPSEFTNHEEEVRTLFVSGLPLDIKPRELYLLFRPFKGYEGSLIKLTSKQPVGFVSFDSRSEAEAAKNALNGVRFDPEIPQTLRLEFAKANTKMAKNKLVGTPNPLPSQQSPGPQFISRDPYPLAPSCRWKSSGMEVQAVLLKYVLLMCDGVRL; this is encoded by the exons atgaacaacaacaaaagcgAGAAGGAGACCGAGCCGAGTGAGTTCACCAACCACGAGGAAGAG GTCCGGACGCTCTTCGTCAGTGGGCTGCCGCTGGATATCAAGCCTCGTGAGCTCTACCTCCTCTTCAGACCTTTTAag GGATATGAAGGCTCCTTGATAAAACTCACATCCAAACAG CCGGTGGGCTTTGTCAGCTTTGACAGCCGATCAGAGGCCGAGGCAGCGAAGAACGCCCTGAAT GGGGTCCGGTTCGATCCAGAGATCCCTCAGACCCTCCGGCTGGAGTTTGCCAAGGCTAACACCAAGATGGCCAAGAACAAGCTGGTGGGCACCCCcaaccccctcccctcccagcAGAGCCCTGGGCCCCAGTTCATCAGCAGAGACCCCT ATCCGCTGGCTCCCTCCTGCAGATGGAAGTCCTCAGGGATGGAAGTCCAGGCAGTTCTGCTGAAGTACGt gctccTGATGTGTGATGGTGTGCGGCTGTGA
- the LOC134876027 gene encoding RNA-binding protein with multiple splicing-like isoform X3: protein MNNNKSEKETEPSEFTNHEEEVRTLFVSGLPLDIKPRELYLLFRPFKGYEGSLIKLTSKQPVGFVSFDSRSEAEAAKNALNGVRFDPEIPQTLRLEFAKANTKMAKNKLVGTPNPLPSQQSPGPQFISRDPYPLAPSCRWKSSGMEVQAVLLKLLMCDGVRL from the exons atgaacaacaacaaaagcgAGAAGGAGACCGAGCCGAGTGAGTTCACCAACCACGAGGAAGAG GTCCGGACGCTCTTCGTCAGTGGGCTGCCGCTGGATATCAAGCCTCGTGAGCTCTACCTCCTCTTCAGACCTTTTAag GGATATGAAGGCTCCTTGATAAAACTCACATCCAAACAG CCGGTGGGCTTTGTCAGCTTTGACAGCCGATCAGAGGCCGAGGCAGCGAAGAACGCCCTGAAT GGGGTCCGGTTCGATCCAGAGATCCCTCAGACCCTCCGGCTGGAGTTTGCCAAGGCTAACACCAAGATGGCCAAGAACAAGCTGGTGGGCACCCCcaaccccctcccctcccagcAGAGCCCTGGGCCCCAGTTCATCAGCAGAGACCCCT ATCCGCTGGCTCCCTCCTGCAGATGGAAGTCCTCAGGGATGGAAGTCCAGGCAGTTCTGCTGAA gctccTGATGTGTGATGGTGTGCGGCTGTGA
- the LOC134876027 gene encoding RNA-binding protein with multiple splicing-like isoform X1 — MNNNKSEKETEPSEFTNHEEEVRTLFVSGLPLDIKPRELYLLFRPFKGYEGSLIKLTSKQPVGFVSFDSRSEAEAAKNALNGVRFDPEIPQTLRLEFAKANTKMAKNKLVGTPNPLPSQQSPGPQFISRDPYELTVPALYPSSPDVWASYPLYPAELSPALQPAFTYPSSLHAQIRWLPPADGSPQGWKSRQFC; from the exons atgaacaacaacaaaagcgAGAAGGAGACCGAGCCGAGTGAGTTCACCAACCACGAGGAAGAG GTCCGGACGCTCTTCGTCAGTGGGCTGCCGCTGGATATCAAGCCTCGTGAGCTCTACCTCCTCTTCAGACCTTTTAag GGATATGAAGGCTCCTTGATAAAACTCACATCCAAACAG CCGGTGGGCTTTGTCAGCTTTGACAGCCGATCAGAGGCCGAGGCAGCGAAGAACGCCCTGAAT GGGGTCCGGTTCGATCCAGAGATCCCTCAGACCCTCCGGCTGGAGTTTGCCAAGGCTAACACCAAGATGGCCAAGAACAAGCTGGTGGGCACCCCcaaccccctcccctcccagcAGAGCCCTGGGCCCCAGTTCATCAGCAGAGACCCCT ATGAGCTCACAGTACCCGCTCTCTATCCCAGCAGCCCTGATGTGTGGGCATCATACCCGCTGTACCCGGCGGAGCTGTCTCCTGCACTGCAACCCGCTTTCACCTACCCCTCCTCGCTGCACGCTCAG ATCCGCTGGCTCCCTCCTGCAGATGGAAGTCCTCAGGGATGGAAGTCCAGGCAGTTCTGCTGA